From one Helicobacter sp. 12S02232-10 genomic stretch:
- a CDS encoding HAMP domain-containing sensor histidine kinase: MVIVMSNYEERSVMVKILLLYLLTTAIFLSILFSLYYNRGYDLIIHEKANDLREDYAALSRVIDKNGKFDEKVFEEIKTLDLNTNFMIYDKSGNLLYDHLGMELPKNKIKKSGIYVSSGYILIDFNPIRRHKHHKKNSFSSPPSSFDYQIIMRGDCVISDIWHLRLKTMGFLLLCLSGVGFIAYFLLKLSLKPLKDKIAFLNRFIKDTTHEINTPVSVILMSIERLNKAKIADDDLKKFNRIHIAAKTIANVYQNLVLHNFSENVGQKICIDIKEILEQRLDFFTPLFAHKNLNIKTSLDSAKIYANKDGIRCIIDNLLSNAVKYNKKGGEIKIKLEPFCLSVSDSGCGINEKETRKIFERYTRCNTSQGGFGIGLALVGELCCCYGIEIECKSRIGEGSTFFLRWQKSLNQDI, from the coding sequence ATGGTTATTGTTATGTCAAACTATGAAGAAAGATCGGTTATGGTTAAAATCCTTTTGCTCTATCTTCTGACTACTGCTATTTTTTTGAGCATACTTTTTAGTCTTTATTATAATAGGGGATATGATTTGATTATCCACGAAAAAGCTAATGATTTGCGGGAAGATTATGCAGCCCTTAGTCGAGTGATTGATAAAAACGGCAAATTTGATGAAAAAGTGTTTGAAGAAATAAAAACCCTTGATTTGAATACGAATTTTATGATCTATGATAAATCAGGCAATCTCTTATATGATCATTTAGGTATGGAATTGCCTAAAAATAAGATCAAAAAAAGTGGAATTTATGTATCTAGTGGTTATATTTTGATTGATTTTAATCCTATCAGAAGACATAAACACCATAAGAAAAACTCTTTTTCTTCTCCCCCATCTTCTTTTGATTATCAAATCATTATGAGAGGGGATTGTGTCATTTCTGATATTTGGCATCTTCGGCTTAAGACAATGGGATTTTTATTGTTATGTTTGAGTGGGGTGGGTTTCATCGCTTATTTTTTACTGAAGCTTTCTCTCAAACCGCTTAAAGATAAGATCGCTTTTTTAAATCGTTTCATCAAAGACACCACCCACGAAATCAATACGCCTGTAAGTGTGATTTTGATGAGTATTGAAAGATTAAATAAAGCAAAGATTGCCGATGATGATTTAAAAAAATTCAACCGCATTCATATTGCTGCTAAAACCATTGCCAATGTCTATCAAAATCTAGTTTTGCATAATTTTTCCGAAAATGTTGGACAGAAAATCTGTATTGATATCAAAGAAATTTTAGAACAAAGGCTTGATTTTTTCACTCCCTTGTTTGCGCATAAGAATCTAAATATTAAAACCTCATTGGATTCGGCCAAAATTTATGCGAACAAAGATGGGATTAGATGTATCATCGATAATCTTTTAAGCAATGCGGTCAAATACAATAAAAAAGGCGGAGAAATTAAAATCAAACTCGAACCTTTTTGTTTATCTGTGAGTGATAGCGGGTGTGGTATCAATGAGAAAGAAACGCGCAAAATTTTTGAACGTTATACGCGATGCAATACTTCACAAGGGGGGTTTGGGATTGGTTTGGCACTTGTTGGAGAGCTGTGTTGTTGTTATGGGATTGAGATTGAGTGTAAAAGTCGTATCGGGGAGGGAAGCACATTCTTTTTGCGATGGCAAAAATCTCTGAATCAAGATATTTGA
- a CDS encoding response regulator transcription factor: MSHRILLLEDDPLLSEIVFEFLSEHHFEVCHCENATEALDMGYENNFDLYLFDVMVSGGDGFWVLKMLRDGGKTIPAIFITSLSSVQDLELGYESGCDDYIRKPFELEELLLRIRTLLKRNFAHMNTDFEDFGNGVRFEFQTKSIYKNKDLIFLPKKEVELLNIFLQNPNRFISQQEIFEKLWSYYEEPSDMSLRVYIKNLRALIGKDKIINQRGNGYCYVKL, from the coding sequence ATGTCTCACAGAATACTTTTACTTGAAGATGATCCTTTGCTTTCTGAAATCGTCTTTGAATTTTTAAGCGAACATCATTTTGAAGTTTGCCATTGTGAAAATGCAACTGAAGCTTTAGATATGGGGTATGAAAATAATTTTGACCTTTATCTTTTTGATGTGATGGTTTCAGGGGGTGATGGGTTTTGGGTGCTTAAAATGCTTCGAGATGGAGGTAAGACAATCCCAGCTATTTTTATTACCTCTCTTTCAAGTGTTCAAGATTTGGAGCTTGGCTATGAGAGTGGATGCGATGATTATATTCGCAAACCTTTTGAGCTTGAGGAGCTTTTGCTAAGGATTCGAACGCTTTTGAAAAGAAATTTTGCGCATATGAACACAGATTTTGAAGATTTTGGAAATGGGGTGAGGTTTGAGTTTCAGACAAAAAGTATTTATAAAAACAAGGATCTTATTTTTTTGCCAAAAAAAGAAGTGGAGCTTTTAAATATCTTTCTTCAAAATCCCAATCGCTTCATTTCCCAACAAGAGATTTTTGAAAAACTCTGGAGTTATTATGAAGAACCTAGTGATATGAGTTTGCGGGTATATATCAAGAACCTGCGTGCATTGATTGGAAAAGATAAGATCATCAATCAAAGAGGAAATGGTTATTGTTATGTCAAACTATGA
- a CDS encoding DUF5718 family protein, translated as MKEYAWFGVAGNFANHLEQAGESNDFADIIGDEKDAPKGIFPFYVPHSATHLGRYCINNETIILPQNDSFNVQAEPEVALECDLKYKDGKVLEVIPNYFMAFNDASVRNDKSAKKLSQKKNFSEGSKALGEKIPIDRFAPGGICDDYSIASFLIYNQKTELYGENSELTGYSYFYQKLIDWIKNKLNTQKEHAVLEDLSEILKESNYPSKIIIAIGATRYTHLAETRFLKKGDVVAIVVYNHKTYTLEKIKEIVSLKSIPKDLKDISIVKQEVR; from the coding sequence ATGAAAGAATATGCGTGGTTTGGTGTCGCAGGAAATTTTGCTAATCATTTGGAGCAGGCCGGAGAATCAAATGATTTTGCCGATATCATAGGAGATGAAAAAGATGCTCCAAAAGGAATTTTTCCTTTTTATGTTCCTCATAGTGCGACGCATTTGGGAAGATACTGTATCAACAATGAAACTATTATTTTACCCCAAAATGATTCCTTTAATGTTCAAGCAGAGCCAGAGGTCGCTTTGGAGTGCGATTTGAAATACAAGGACGGAAAGGTTCTTGAGGTGATTCCAAATTATTTTATGGCTTTTAATGATGCTTCAGTAAGGAATGATAAAAGTGCTAAAAAACTCTCTCAAAAGAAAAATTTTTCAGAGGGCTCAAAAGCATTGGGGGAAAAAATTCCCATCGATCGTTTTGCCCCCGGAGGGATTTGTGATGATTATTCCATTGCTTCTTTTTTGATTTATAATCAGAAAACGGAGTTATATGGAGAAAATAGCGAGCTCACAGGATATAGTTATTTTTATCAAAAACTGATTGATTGGATAAAAAACAAGCTCAATACTCAAAAAGAACACGCTGTTTTAGAGGATTTGAGTGAAATACTTAAAGAGTCAAATTATCCTTCAAAAATTATCATCGCCATCGGAGCGACACGCTATACCCATCTTGCTGAGACAAGATTCTTAAAAAAGGGCGATGTGGTTGCTATTGTTGTATATAACCATAAAACATACACACTTGAAAAAATCAAAGAAATTGTTTCTTTGAAATCTATTCCTAAAGATTTGAAAGATATTTCTATTGTCAAACAAGAGGTAAGGTAG
- the waaA gene encoding lipid IV(A) 3-deoxy-D-manno-octulosonic acid transferase: MFEVAYYLIFLIVYVISIPLLILTSFKSKHKRSIPARFFLKNFSLRSLPHFWFHACSYGEIKSLEPIIKAMPQKPILLTVITQTGFDLASLTYKDYPHIEIKFLPFEIFIPFWKNALKSLKTLVVTEAELWYLLFKSAKNAGAKTMLINSRISTRSFPKYKKFARFYKKVFGQIDEVLAQEATDGARLKILGAQHIEIFGNLKLLCLPLKSIDYPKSPDLTIVGASTHYGEEELILKAFLNLKSTFPKCRLILAPRHPERFEQVERLIKKMISATPHTYKVFSRSGFSQDCDIFLIDTLGELNNFYAIADIVILGGSFAKIGGHNPLEPAFFHTKLISGPYIFNQNALFDAIEGYKIVNENELQETLKDFKSLPNTTMKNKEDKLQILVSKIVNSKDFNG; the protein is encoded by the coding sequence ATGTTTGAGGTGGCTTATTATTTAATATTTTTGATCGTTTATGTCATTTCAATCCCATTATTGATTTTGACATCGTTCAAATCAAAGCATAAACGATCAATCCCTGCAAGATTTTTTCTAAAAAATTTTTCTCTTCGCTCTTTGCCACATTTTTGGTTTCACGCCTGTTCATACGGAGAAATCAAATCATTAGAACCTATCATCAAAGCAATGCCCCAAAAACCGATATTACTCACCGTCATCACACAAACAGGTTTTGATCTTGCAAGCCTGACCTACAAAGACTATCCCCATATTGAAATTAAATTTCTACCTTTTGAGATATTTATCCCTTTTTGGAAAAATGCCTTAAAATCTCTGAAAACCCTCGTGGTTACAGAAGCTGAACTTTGGTATTTGCTCTTTAAAAGTGCAAAAAATGCTGGGGCAAAAACAATGCTCATCAATTCTAGAATCTCCACGCGTTCTTTTCCCAAATATAAAAAATTTGCCCGATTTTATAAAAAAGTCTTTGGACAAATTGATGAAGTTTTAGCCCAAGAAGCTACAGATGGCGCAAGATTAAAAATTCTTGGAGCACAGCATATTGAAATATTTGGAAACCTAAAACTCTTGTGCCTTCCTCTCAAAAGCATCGATTATCCCAAAAGTCCCGATCTGACAATTGTAGGTGCAAGCACGCATTATGGAGAAGAAGAGCTTATTTTAAAAGCATTTTTAAACCTTAAAAGCACTTTTCCCAAATGCAGACTTATCCTCGCCCCTAGACATCCTGAACGCTTTGAACAAGTCGAAAGACTCATCAAAAAAATGATCTCTGCAACCCCTCATACATACAAAGTTTTTTCCCGATCGGGCTTTTCTCAAGACTGCGATATTTTTCTCATTGACACCTTAGGCGAACTGAATAATTTCTATGCAATCGCAGACATTGTTATTTTGGGCGGATCTTTTGCTAAAATAGGCGGGCATAACCCTCTTGAACCTGCATTTTTTCATACCAAACTCATTAGCGGGCCTTATATTTTCAATCAAAATGCCCTTTTTGATGCAATTGAAGGTTATAAAATCGTGAATGAAAATGAACTCCAAGAGACTCTCAAGGATTTTAAATCCCTTCCAAATACCACGATGAAAAATAAAGAAGACAAGCTTCAAATCCTTGTCTCAAAAATAGTAAATTCTAAGGACTTCAATGGATAA
- a CDS encoding SMR family transporter, whose translation MNAYFIFVVFAALLDVLANLMLKKSDGFKRKIFGFGSIALVLCAFISLSFAIQKIPLSVAYSVWGAIGIIGTILGGYLLFNERLNAIGWIGVAFVVSSVVLLTIF comes from the coding sequence ATGAATGCTTATTTTATTTTTGTAGTTTTTGCAGCTCTTCTTGATGTCTTGGCGAATCTAATGCTTAAAAAATCTGATGGTTTCAAAAGAAAAATATTTGGCTTTGGTTCAATCGCTCTTGTATTGTGTGCTTTCATATCTCTATCTTTTGCAATCCAAAAAATTCCTTTAAGCGTGGCTTATTCAGTATGGGGTGCGATTGGAATCATTGGGACTATTCTTGGGGGATACTTGCTTTTTAATGAACGACTCAATGCCATCGGGTGGATAGGCGTTGCGTTTGTAGTGAGTTCGGTTGTCTTATTGACGATTTTTTGA
- the hisH gene encoding imidazole glycerol phosphate synthase subunit HisH: MQIGIINYNMGNLASVQNAFEAIGAKAQIQKDPSKLSNYDKLILPGVGAFGDAAKNLENTGMKEAVLDFVKRGRYVLGICLGMQLLFEKSQEFGEHKGLGLIKGEVIKFQIEKSNLKIPHMGWNQCIFSENASKHPLLKNIQDKTYLYFVHSYHALCADPQNLLAKCIYGYPFAAIVAKDNIFGLQPHPEKSHHEGLKILKNFVTL, translated from the coding sequence ATGCAAATCGGTATTATCAATTATAATATGGGAAATCTTGCAAGTGTTCAAAATGCATTTGAAGCAATCGGTGCTAAAGCCCAAATCCAAAAAGACCCCTCAAAACTATCCAATTACGACAAGCTTATCCTTCCGGGTGTGGGGGCTTTTGGAGATGCTGCAAAAAATCTTGAAAATACTGGAATGAAAGAAGCTGTGCTTGATTTTGTAAAAAGAGGTCGGTATGTGCTTGGAATTTGTCTAGGAATGCAATTACTTTTTGAAAAAAGTCAAGAATTTGGAGAACACAAGGGATTAGGACTCATCAAAGGGGAAGTAATCAAATTCCAAATCGAAAAATCAAATCTAAAAATCCCCCATATGGGCTGGAATCAATGCATCTTTTCTGAAAATGCAAGCAAACATCCCCTATTAAAAAATATTCAAGATAAAACTTACCTTTATTTTGTCCATAGCTACCACGCCTTATGTGCCGATCCTCAAAATTTGCTTGCAAAATGCATCTATGGGTATCCTTTTGCTGCTATCGTCGCCAAAGATAATATATTTGGACTCCAGCCCCATCCTGAAAAATCTCACCACGAAGGACTTAAAATTTTAAAAAATTTTGTTACGCTTTAA
- a CDS encoding RluA family pseudouridine synthase translates to MDKAYKLLSIQEKISNKKAKSLIDQGLVVCNGKKLTIARADLPKNSVFEISTLQEPKIIFEDENILAIDKPAFIESYQLTQIFQDWVLLHRLDKETSGIILLVKENSSFHLEAKTAFKKQNVYKEYLALVDGMVAEECEINKPILTIKGTYAKSKISKDGLNAITFIKPLRIIGKKTLLEVLIKTGRTHQIRVHLASIGHPVVGDTFYGGSNAKRLMLHAHKISLLGYEFTSKAPDAFKNL, encoded by the coding sequence ATGGATAAAGCTTATAAACTCCTAAGCATTCAAGAAAAAATTTCAAACAAAAAAGCCAAATCACTCATCGATCAAGGACTTGTAGTCTGCAATGGTAAAAAGCTCACCATTGCACGCGCTGATCTTCCCAAAAATTCTGTTTTCGAAATCTCTACCCTCCAAGAACCTAAAATCATTTTTGAAGATGAAAATATCCTTGCGATTGATAAACCTGCTTTTATAGAAAGCTACCAACTCACCCAAATATTTCAAGACTGGGTTTTATTGCACCGACTTGATAAGGAAACTAGCGGAATTATCTTGCTTGTAAAAGAAAACAGCTCTTTTCATTTGGAAGCAAAAACAGCTTTCAAAAAACAAAATGTTTATAAAGAATACCTTGCATTAGTAGATGGAATGGTTGCTGAAGAATGTGAAATCAATAAACCTATCCTTACAATCAAAGGCACCTATGCTAAAAGCAAAATCTCCAAAGATGGCTTAAATGCCATTACATTTATAAAACCCTTGCGCATTATCGGAAAAAAAACATTGCTTGAAGTCCTAATTAAAACAGGACGCACCCACCAAATCAGGGTTCATCTTGCGAGTATCGGTCATCCCGTTGTAGGTGATACTTTTTATGGAGGCTCAAATGCCAAACGCCTAATGCTTCACGCCCATAAAATCTCTTTATTGGGGTATGAATTTACCTCTAAAGCCCCTGATGCATTCAAAAATCTTTAA
- the lgt gene encoding prolipoprotein diacylglyceryl transferase, whose protein sequence is MYSKWNEIYSLFNPVAFEIFGIAIHWYGIAYVLSLLVALYMAKRAIKKDPKRFPISSKNLESYFIWVEIGVILGARIGYIAIYDPNSLYYFTHPWQIFNPFDSRGDFVGIRGMSYHGALIGFLIASIAFSYKKRQNFLLYMDLVAISVPLGYVFGRIGNFLNQELYGRVVPKNDLWGQKIGILVDGTLRYPSQLIEAFLEGIIVFICVWIAKKTLKTQGLLIVVYGISYATMRFIAEFWREPDPQMGHYLLGLSMGQILSVIMIAISLGLLFYIKSQKNA, encoded by the coding sequence ATGTATAGCAAATGGAACGAAATTTATAGCCTCTTCAACCCCGTTGCCTTTGAAATTTTTGGAATTGCAATCCATTGGTATGGAATTGCATATGTGCTTTCCCTCCTTGTTGCACTTTATATGGCAAAACGAGCCATCAAAAAAGATCCTAAGCGATTCCCGATTTCAAGTAAAAATCTTGAAAGCTATTTTATTTGGGTCGAAATCGGGGTGATTTTAGGGGCAAGAATCGGTTATATAGCCATTTATGATCCAAACAGCCTGTATTATTTCACCCATCCTTGGCAGATTTTCAACCCTTTTGATTCACGCGGTGATTTTGTAGGCATCCGCGGTATGAGCTATCACGGAGCATTGATAGGATTTTTGATCGCCTCAATCGCTTTCTCTTACAAAAAACGCCAAAACTTTCTGCTTTATATGGATTTGGTCGCTATAAGCGTTCCATTAGGCTATGTCTTTGGAAGAATCGGGAATTTTCTCAATCAAGAACTTTATGGAAGAGTCGTGCCAAAAAATGATTTATGGGGACAAAAAATCGGCATTCTTGTTGATGGGACTTTAAGATACCCTAGCCAGCTCATTGAAGCATTTTTAGAAGGTATCATCGTCTTTATTTGTGTATGGATAGCCAAAAAAACACTCAAAACTCAAGGCTTGCTCATTGTCGTATATGGGATTTCTTATGCCACAATGCGTTTTATTGCAGAATTTTGGCGCGAACCCGATCCACAAATGGGTCATTATCTGTTGGGGCTTAGTATGGGGCAGATTCTCAGTGTGATTATGATTGCAATATCTCTAGGTTTATTGTTTTACATCAAGAGTCAAAAAAATGCTTAA
- a CDS encoding acetate--CoA ligase family protein produces the protein MTESELYQWLGEYGIQTPSYKVVGMTEDICVDFFPAVLKIQSPKVVHKSDVGGVILNLNSNEEIIKAREKMKKNIQEIHKIPLDDKDCFIITQMLNGEELYIGSAEDPVFGDVILFGKGGIYLELYKDICYIDSQAPEEEIERAFKTTKISKLFEGYRGSKHQMSEVIKLVKNVQKLLQTNPDIKELDINPLKLTQNGLIAVDARIRKDSSSTPSRSKPRQRPNFLDNQRIAIIGASTDKTKAGYVVAKNSIGFKGELFFINQKGGELFGKPLFKDISEIKGDIDTAVLAIPAKFVISTIKDLVKKNLKNLIVITAGFKESGHAEEEIEIGRLAREHNFNVLGPNCLGYFNNAQNLNLTFGTGNLKSGDLAFVSQSGAVLAALMDSANALNIGFSHIFSTGNAIDLESSDLITMLEKDPHCKNISLYLEGLSKGKELLENIRSCQKPIFLFKSGKSEEAAKAAFSHTGNLSGNYEMFAGLMKSLGVNIVDNIEALILKPLFRDSKEIAIVTNAGGPGTVLTDAIVSKGKKLYSLTPQNIEALNQVLPEHWSHNNPIDIIGDALADRYKASLDIIDTFQGVDFIYMLITPQDMTDPLGSVQILKQNPYKHKIIPILIGGDMVEEAKEFCRKNKILFFPSITEATSFL, from the coding sequence ATGACAGAAAGTGAGCTTTATCAATGGCTTGGAGAATATGGAATTCAAACGCCTTCATATAAGGTTGTAGGGATGACAGAGGATATCTGTGTTGATTTTTTTCCAGCGGTATTGAAAATCCAATCCCCTAAAGTAGTCCATAAAAGTGATGTAGGTGGAGTAATCTTAAACCTCAATTCCAATGAAGAAATCATAAAAGCCCGAGAAAAAATGAAAAAAAACATTCAAGAAATCCATAAAATTCCTTTAGATGATAAAGATTGTTTCATAATTACACAAATGCTCAACGGCGAAGAATTATATATAGGTTCAGCAGAAGATCCTGTTTTTGGAGATGTGATTCTTTTTGGAAAAGGCGGGATCTACCTTGAGCTTTATAAAGATATTTGCTACATTGATTCCCAAGCTCCAGAAGAAGAAATAGAACGTGCGTTCAAAACCACCAAAATTTCCAAACTCTTTGAGGGTTACCGAGGGAGCAAGCATCAAATGAGTGAGGTTATAAAGCTTGTTAAAAATGTCCAAAAACTTCTTCAAACCAACCCCGATATCAAAGAACTTGATATCAACCCTTTAAAATTGACTCAAAATGGTCTTATAGCTGTTGATGCACGAATTCGCAAAGATTCCTCAAGCACCCCAAGCCGATCAAAACCCCGCCAACGCCCCAATTTTTTAGACAATCAACGCATTGCCATTATTGGAGCAAGCACAGACAAAACCAAGGCAGGTTATGTAGTCGCAAAGAATTCAATCGGATTTAAGGGAGAGTTATTTTTTATCAACCAAAAAGGCGGCGAACTTTTTGGCAAGCCTCTATTTAAAGACATATCAGAAATAAAAGGGGATATTGACACAGCTGTATTAGCCATCCCAGCAAAATTCGTTATATCCACCATCAAAGATCTTGTGAAGAAAAATTTGAAAAACCTGATTGTCATTACAGCAGGTTTTAAAGAAAGCGGTCACGCAGAAGAAGAGATTGAAATCGGAAGACTTGCACGCGAACATAATTTTAACGTGTTGGGTCCGAATTGTTTGGGGTATTTTAACAATGCTCAAAATCTAAACCTCACCTTTGGAACAGGCAATCTTAAAAGCGGGGATTTGGCTTTCGTTTCACAATCAGGAGCAGTTCTTGCAGCACTGATGGATAGTGCCAATGCTCTTAATATAGGATTTTCCCATATCTTTAGCACAGGCAATGCAATCGATTTGGAAAGTTCGGATTTGATAACAATGCTAGAAAAAGACCCACATTGTAAAAATATTTCTTTATATTTAGAAGGTCTTAGCAAAGGCAAAGAACTCTTAGAAAATATCAGAAGTTGCCAAAAGCCTATTTTTCTCTTCAAATCAGGAAAAAGCGAAGAAGCAGCTAAAGCCGCATTTTCTCACACAGGAAATTTAAGTGGAAACTATGAAATGTTTGCTGGACTGATGAAAAGCTTAGGAGTGAATATCGTCGATAATATCGAAGCCCTAATCCTCAAACCCCTGTTTCGTGACAGCAAAGAAATTGCTATTGTCACCAACGCTGGAGGTCCTGGAACGGTTCTTACTGATGCAATTGTCTCAAAAGGAAAAAAACTTTATTCGCTAACCCCTCAAAATATAGAGGCTCTCAATCAAGTTTTACCCGAACATTGGTCACACAATAATCCCATTGACATTATCGGAGATGCTTTAGCAGACAGATATAAAGCTTCATTGGATATTATTGACACATTCCAAGGGGTTGATTTCATCTATATGCTCATCACCCCACAAGATATGACAGATCCTTTAGGAAGTGTGCAAATTCTAAAACAAAACCCTTACAAACATAAAATCATTCCCATTCTTATCGGCGGGGATATGGTTGAGGAAGCCAAAGAATTTTGCAGAAAAAATAAAATCCTATTTTTTCCAAGCATCACCGAAGCAACATCTTTCCTATAA
- a CDS encoding MFS transporter produces the protein MKTLSKKQKITSIIAASSGNLVEWYDFYIYAFSAHYFAHQFSGSSNPTIALIATFGVFALGFLMRPIGSWLFGSLADKIGRKKSMIYSIILMAIGSFLIAILPTKDSVGDMAIIFLLIARLIQGLSVGGEYGIAATYLSELGSKGHRGFYSSFQYVTLIGGQLLAVFSAVIMEILFTPEQLGDYAWRILFALGGILALLSLLVRKNMHDTTQDIQKNKNRGSIKELWKYKKPFLMVLGFTAGGSLCFYTFTTYTKTFMINTAGFASQTANYIMLAALFCYMIFQPLFGALGDKIGRKNSLILFSVLGVLGSYPILNILSGTQNPLAAFGIITLSLVILSFYTSVAGVIKAELFPVHIRALGTGFSYAIANTIFGGTAPYFALQFKSHGIENGFFVYMTITLIVCLIIACLLPKKTELD, from the coding sequence CTGAAAACTCTAAGCAAAAAACAAAAAATTACTTCCATTATCGCCGCCTCTTCTGGCAATCTAGTCGAATGGTATGACTTTTATATCTATGCCTTTAGTGCCCATTACTTTGCTCATCAGTTCTCTGGCTCAAGCAATCCAACTATAGCACTCATTGCAACATTTGGTGTTTTTGCATTAGGCTTTTTAATGCGACCTATTGGGAGTTGGCTGTTTGGATCGCTCGCAGACAAAATCGGACGAAAAAAGTCGATGATTTATTCAATCATACTGATGGCAATCGGCTCTTTTTTGATAGCGATTTTACCCACAAAAGATAGCGTCGGGGATATGGCAATTATCTTTTTATTAATCGCTCGACTCATTCAAGGTTTGAGTGTTGGAGGAGAATACGGGATTGCAGCCACTTATCTTTCTGAACTTGGCAGCAAAGGGCATAGAGGATTTTATTCTTCTTTTCAATACGTTACCTTAATAGGAGGCCAACTTTTAGCAGTTTTTTCAGCTGTCATAATGGAAATCCTATTCACTCCAGAGCAGCTTGGTGATTATGCTTGGAGAATCCTCTTTGCACTTGGTGGGATTTTAGCACTGCTTTCGTTACTGGTGCGAAAAAATATGCACGATACCACTCAAGATATCCAAAAAAACAAAAACAGAGGAAGTATCAAAGAATTATGGAAGTATAAAAAACCTTTTTTGATGGTGCTTGGCTTCACTGCAGGAGGGTCTCTTTGTTTTTACACATTCACAACTTACACAAAAACTTTTATGATTAACACTGCAGGCTTTGCATCACAAACTGCCAATTATATTATGCTTGCAGCACTTTTTTGTTATATGATTTTTCAACCCCTTTTTGGCGCACTCGGGGATAAAATCGGACGAAAAAATTCATTGATTTTATTTTCGGTACTTGGAGTTCTTGGTTCTTATCCGATTTTAAACATCTTATCAGGCACACAAAACCCTTTGGCTGCATTTGGAATCATCACGCTTTCTTTGGTCATTTTGAGTTTTTACACTTCAGTAGCAGGCGTGATAAAAGCCGAGCTTTTTCCTGTCCATATCAGAGCACTTGGAACAGGATTTTCCTATGCAATTGCAAACACAATTTTTGGAGGAACTGCACCCTATTTTGCCCTGCAATTTAAAAGCCACGGGATAGAAAACGGATTTTTTGTCTATATGACAATAACACTTATTGTTTGCTTGATCATTGCGTGTCTTTTGCCTAAAAAAACGGAACTTGATTAA
- a CDS encoding SMR family transporter: MLKFKAWAFLMIAIMAEVIATISLKAASGEGWGYALMTASIILSYYFMGLCVRIIPIGIAYAMWEVLGLCLIVSFSIFIFGEMPNIYQKIGIGLGIIGIVLINLGEKK, translated from the coding sequence ATGCTTAAATTCAAAGCGTGGGCGTTTCTAATGATTGCCATTATGGCAGAAGTTATTGCAACTATCTCTCTTAAGGCTGCTTCAGGAGAAGGATGGGGGTATGCTTTAATGACAGCTTCAATCATTCTTTCCTATTACTTTATGGGGCTTTGCGTGCGTATTATCCCTATAGGGATTGCATATGCAATGTGGGAAGTATTGGGCTTATGCTTGATTGTAAGCTTTAGCATATTTATATTCGGAGAAATGCCAAATATTTATCAAAAAATAGGGATTGGGCTTGGCATTATCGGAATTGTATTGATCAATCTGGGTGAAAAAAAATGA